The following nucleotide sequence is from Triticum dicoccoides isolate Atlit2015 ecotype Zavitan chromosome 7B, WEW_v2.0, whole genome shotgun sequence.
GTTCATCActagttcttgttactcttggcgaTTTCAGACTCTTGGGTGGTAGGAGTCAAGCCCAAAAGCTTCCTTGTGTGCGTGATGTGCTCTGGAAAAGTTTGTAAAGGTCTGGTGGTCACCTTCAAGACCAATCACGAGTGATTTGAGGCTTGTCTGTTGGGGTGACTCAAAGGGGGAATAGGGTGAGCCAATTGGTGGCGTTCGGGAGCTTTGTCTCTCACGCCTCTCCAACGAAGATTAGCACTCCCCTAAGAGTGTGAATTTTGGAATACATCCGCGCCTCCAACTTGTGTGGTTTATCCGTTTTGTGCCTTTACTTGTGTTTCTTGCTAGCTAGCTGGTTGATATTGCTTATGATTAgtttgcttgtcatataggttgttcTCGTCGTAGATTGCATATCTAAAGGACTTACTTTATCTGCACTATTCCTAAATTAGGAAGCTAAGCTAAAAATTTGTAGTTTTCTattcaacctctctctctctctctctctctctcgttgaccATTCGATCCTTTCATAAGTATTCCATACNNNNNNNNNNNNNNNNNNNNNNNNNNNNNNNNNNNNNNNNNNNNNNNNNNNNNNNNNNNNNNNNNNNNNNNNNNNNNNNNNNNNNNNNNNNNNNNNNNNNNNNNNNNNNNNNNNNNNNNNNNNNNNNNNNNNNNNNNNNNNNNNNNNNNNNNNNNNNNNNNNNNNNNNNNNNNNNNNNNNNNNNNNNNNNNNNNNNNNNNNNNNNNNNNNNNNNNNNNNNNNNNNNNNNNNNNNNNNNNNNNNNNNNNNNNNNNNNNNNNNNNNNNNNNNNNNNNNNNNNNNNNNNNNNNNNNNNNNNNNNNNNNNNNNNNNNNNNNNNNNNNNNNNNNNNNNNNNNNNNNNNNNNNNNNNNNNNNNNNNNNNNNNNNNNNNNNNNNNNNNNNNNNNNNNNNNNNNNNNNNNNNNNNNNNNNNNNNNNNNNNNNNNNNNNNNNNNNGAAAACACAAAGATTGCACCTCGATGCGTTGAAAAAAAATATAATTACAATTTACAAGTCTTAAGACTAAGCCGAAACAATCGACCACTCAAGACAAGACCACGATGAACCCTGACATGACAAGCATTAACGGATGTCCCCAAGCAAACCTCAGGCTAAAAGCCATCCACGCCCAATCAGAgataggggaggggggagggggataGCCTTCGTACCGCCATTGACTGCATTATAAGCCAACACGTACAAAAGGCTACCGCCACCCGTTGCGGAGGTAGACCTTTGCAACGTTGATTAAATCCTACCGTCTGAGGTTCTGACGGTAAAAGATATGTTCAAATCCGGGCAAACTTTCACGGGGCCAAATCACGTTAAACTTCAAACAAAAAGGCCAAAACAGTGATTTTGGTCCCCTAGTATTCAGTTTTCAGTACCGATGCAGCTTTGGTCAGCGAGACAAATAGCAAGCGATCTCCGTATCACTGTGGCACACTACCCTCTGCAAATTCAGGATGGCTTTCCGAAGATAAAAATGGATCCGATCTCCAATGCGCGAGTGCTGCACAATAACGAGGCAATAAATACCGATCGCCTCTCCCTTGCCCACATTTACCTTCCGTCGCGGTGACTTCCACCGCACCATCCCGGCCGGCGGTCCACGGATCTCCTCCGAACACCTTAACCCACCGCCATTAATCACCATGTCCAGCATCTCGGGCACACACATCACGGCGTAGCCTACGCCTGCCTGCCATGgacgcctcgtcgtcgtccacccccgcggcggcgccgccgccgccgcccacgcatTCCGTGCTCGACACCATCCAGAACAAGCTGAGCCCGGGCGTGCTCCTCATCGTGGCCATCCTGGCCATGGTGTTCTTCATCTTCGGCCTGCTCAACCTGCTGGTGCAGAACATCCTCCGGCTGCGGCGCGCGCGGCGGCACCGCCTGCGCGTTGCCGCGGGCGACGTCGACGGCAGCAGCCCCACGGCGCTCCAGGGTCAGCTCCAGCAGCTGTTCCACCTCCACGACGCCGGCGTCGACCAGGCcttcatcgacgcgctccccgtcttcGTCTACCGCGCCATcctcggcgccggcgccggccacCGCAAGGGGGGCGGCGACCCCTTCGACTGCGCCGTGTGCCTGTGCGAGTTCGCCATGGACGACGCGCTCCGGCTGCTGCCCACCTGCGGCCACGCCTTCCACGTGCCCTGCATCGACGCCTGGCTGCTCTCGCACTCCACCTGCCCGCTCTGCCGCGGCAGCGTCCTCGCCGCCGACCTCTCGCCAGCTTCCAGCCCGATGGTGCTCGTCCTCGAGTCCGACGGTCGCTCCGACACGGCCGCGGAGGCGCCGGGTGGAAGGGACGACAATGAGAATGAGGGGTCCCCGAAGGCAGAGGAGGTCGTCGAGGTGAAGCTCGGCAAGCTCCGGTGCATGGACGGCAGCAATGGCGGTTCAGAGCATCTCGCCGCCGATCAAACCGCTGGCAGAGACGACCTTGGACGTAGGAGGTGCCTGTCCATGGGATCCTACGAGTACGTCATGGACGACCACGCCGCGCTCCGCGTCGCCATCAAGACGCCAGCCAAGAAGCGCCCGAGGTCGCGGCGCCGGCACGCGCTCTCGGAGTGCGACTTCGGGAGCGACGTCGCCAAGAGAGGGGCGTGGGAAGCGGCCGTGAAAGAGGCCGCCGCGCCGGAGCCCGCCGGAGCGCGCCGCGGCGACGACGCGAGGCTGAGCAACAAGGACAGCTTCTCCGTGTCCAAGATCTGGATGGTGCGCGGCGCCAAGAAGGAAGACGGCCGGACACTGGCCGGTACGAGGCGGTCCGTGTCGTTCCGGTGGCCGGCGATGGCCGAGGCGAGCAGGAACGACGGCGCCGACCGGGAGCGCCGGGACGTGGAGTCGCAGTCAGGAAGCTTCGGCAGCAGCGGCGCCCCGTCCCTTGCGGAGGAGAGGCTGCCGCTCGCGCGGACGAGGACGGCGCCGCTCTGGGCCGCCGGCGGGTGGCAGGCGAACAGCAGCAGCGCCGGAAGCCATTCCTGAGGcgcatttgatttttgcacatcttCTTCGTCTTGAAATTCAGTTTGCAATTTGAACGCAGAAGATGGATTTGTTTTTCCTTGTgctatttttttttttttttgcttgttcAGATTGATTGTAGTTACAGGAACTGCGTTGTTTTACGACTACAATCGAGGAATTGACGCACAGATAGCAAAGTAAACACACGTTCTTGCATGATTGTGACTTGCATCGTGAGAAAATTTTCAAAAAAGTCTTGTGAAACATCCATGCATAAACTATAGTGATCTGCATTGCAAGTACAATAGAATTGGGGCAACTTAGAAGCTACTCATGAGAAAAATAAGCTCTCTGAAGATACAGTTTTCCAGTTCAATCAGATTTGTCAGGTAGAGTACACACGCTGTCATGGTTACCATAGTTTTTGAGATTTGCCATGTCCCTACCGATTAAAGATTAAGAAACTGATCGTTGTGTCTCCGCTGTCATAATTAGCATTCAATGGTGTTCTTGGTGGCACATTTGACTTGGAGAAAATCAGGTGCCTGCCGGTGCATGTGCCGATGTGCGCCTGCATGTGAGGAGAAGGTGAGAGGAAGCTGGAATGGACGTTTCGAGTTCTTTTCTTAATTCCCATGGTCGGTTGGCCTTGGTTTGTGGAGGTGAGCTGTTCCTCCAACGGATCAAGGTGGTGGTGGACTCTGCGTGCTAGCACAGTGTTCCGTATCACATTGCGTTTACAGGCTGTTTGCAGGCAGCAGTAGTTGCGCTCGCAGTTCCACTTCTTCCACTAGGTGATGTTTGCGACAGTAAACGGTGAGAGTGTAATATATACTCCCCGTCTTATAATATAATAGTTGGTTTATAGGATAGGAATGTTACACGAGtagaaaaatcataggaagtgagatgacgtgcatctcaattcctatagagaaagagatgtcatttgatgcatatgatatgaatttttttcattgagtctCAGTTGATGTTTTTTTCCCTCAAAATGTAAATGATTGATTCCTATcccacataggaataggaatccattcctacaaaccaaagggcatcAAAGGAAATTTTCCTTGCAAATCCTATTCTATAgaaatcctatgaaattcctacaaaccaaaggaggccttatattatgggacggaggaagtatgtgCCATACTGAAGCGTGTAACGGACGTCTCTGTACCCCATAGATNNNNNNNNNNNNNNNNNNNNNNNNNNNNNNNNNNNNNNNNNNNNNNNNNNNNNNNNNNNNNNNNNNNNNNNNNNNNNNNNNNNNNNNNNNNNNNNNNNNNNNNNNNNNNNNNNNNNNNNNNNNNNNNNNNNNNNNNNNNNNNNNNNNNNNNNNNNNNNNNNNNNNNNNNNNNNNNNNNNNNNNNNNNNNNNNNNNNNNNNNNNNNNNNNNNNNNNNNNNNNNNNNNNNNNNCGACAATCACATTGCTCAAATTGAAACCCTCAAATTCATGCAAGTCCATCATACATGTGAATATCACACGTAAATACAATTATTTGTAGCAAAAATACAGAGTTTGAACATAAAATTTATTTTAAGAGCACAATTCATTGGTTTTCATTGTGGGTCCACCTATGCTCCACAAGATCATTGAGTAGTTGCACATGCACCTAATGATCTCAAAGATTCTGATGCATTTACAGAAAATTGATAAGGTGGTCTGCATCTTGTTGCTCTGGGATGTGGATTTGTTCTCCAGACTTGTCAAAATCATGATTTCGGTTTGCCCCTTCACCCTCGTCCTCGACAATCATATTATGCAAAATGACACAACATGCTATCAGTTGGCACAAAGTCTCTGATTTTCACATCATTGCAGCTCCGCGAACAATTTTCAAACGAGCTTGGAGCACTTTGAATGCCCTCTCAATATCCTTCCTAACTGCTTCTTGCATTGTTGCAAAGTGGGTTTGTTTGTTACCGTGGGGACCAGATATGGTCTTAACAAACTTCGTCCACTCGGATAGATACCATCGGCAAGGTAGTACCACATGTTGTAGCCGCGACCATTGACAGTGAAGTTGCACGATGGCGATTCCCCATTACAAAGTCTCCTGGACACGGGAAATTGCTGAAGCACATTGATGTCGTTGTGAGAATCGGCCATTCCAAAGAAAGCATACCAAATCCACAAGTCATGTGATGCCACTGCTTCCATTATGATGGTGCCCTCTTTGGTGTGACCTTGGTACATCCCGCGCAAACCTTTGGGGCGGTTCTTCCgttgccaatgcatgcaatcaattggACCGAGCATTTGTAGAAACCCCCTTGCCTCTCTAATAGCCAGTAACTTTTTTATGTcatgcacatttggttctcttagATACTCTGCTCCAATCACCTCCACCAAGGCGCGGGCAAACTTGACAGTTGTCTTTAAGCATGTGCTCTTCCCCATCTGGACCATCTCACCAACGGCATCGACGGCGGTGCCAAGTGCAAGCATCATCATAGCATCCGTGCATTTCTTCTTAGCACAGAACTACAGTTGTCCGCAACAATCCCTGGTGAGCTTGAAGTAGGGATCGTGTGCCTTCGTTCCCACCCCCACGTGCAAGAATAAGGGTTTGCGCATACGGAAGCATCGACGAAACCATTCACAAGGGAATGTTGGTGCGAGATCAAAGCAGTCCTTGTAGAGCAGTCATGCTCCAGAGGCCCGATCCCGGTTTAGAACTCTTCTCCCTTTGATCGAACCCTTGAAGTTTATAATGTGCTTCACCTCCTGATCCATTTCCTGTGGGGtgctcatgatcatcatcatctccGCTTCTTTGTTCGAATCTGACGAATCAAACAACTCCTTttgaattacctcatcaagctccatCTGTCCATACTCCTCATCCCACAAACCATCTGTCAGTGTGTCGAACACATTGAGGGTAAGACACAGTCCGAGGGTAAGACGGATGtaccgcggcggcgagagtggagggGAGGAGTGTTGTGGCGGTGTTGGTGGAGCTGAGGGCTTGGTACGGCGACGGAACAAGGGTGGCGGCGAAGCTAGGGGAGAGCCGGCATGGACGAGGGAGAAGTAAGGAGAGGGAAATGGTTGGTCCGACAGGTCGGGGTAGATTTTGTATAATTTGTGGTGGGTCTTGCCTGTTGAGTCCGATGTGGCGGACACGCTCGGGCACGCCCGGGCCTCCCCATATCCGCCCCAGATTAGGGCTGGATATTAGGGGGGGCTGGTCAGCCCGGGCGTTTAGGGTTGGTATAAGGAGCCTGTCTGGGTCAGGTGTTTTTAACCGATCAGTGGCTGTAGTGTCCGGCCGGATGTATAGGGGAGCTTTGGGGAGCCCGGTTGTAGATTCTATAAACGCATCTCCAGTGGTTTTCTCAAAAACCTATCCCTACACGTGCATTTAGGGATGCTTTCAATAAATTTATTAGGAACGAAAGGTGTAAGGTTGTAGCAGTTTCCGTATAAAACTCTTCCTATACTTTACCCTAAAATGTGAGGCCCATCtgtcagtgactaatttctcttttctTTCTCTATCGAGTACACGTAAGACATCAGCAGAGAGGAAGGTGACAGCCGGCGAGGCAGCGGCAGCGACGGAGTGGTGGACAGTGGTCGCGGGCACCAGCAGTGGCGGCGCGATAGTCATTAGTGGCGGCACACTGACATGGCATGGGTTGAAAAATTATTGGGAGACTTGCAACTCGGTCTCTATTTGAGGAGAGATGGGGCGTTTTTAGGAAGAGACCGAAAGAATTGGTGTTTAGGAAAACTGCTTGAGCAGATCTTTTTTGCCTTCATTCTCCCTACACATGTTTTTTTTAATACGGGGACTGCTGAAGATGCTTTGTTACCTTTCTATGTTAAGAAAATTAGGAGCACCGTATGAGCTCAGTAGTAAAGTTCGTGTAGGTGTAAGAGTTGTGGTCGCTAACCCGATCTAATTAGAATATTATTATTTTTGCATCAGTAATTAGAATATGTTCACTGAAGCATCTGGCAGGATTGATACCATGGTCCATTGAGAAGAGATCTCGAGACATATAAGTCTTAGTTTTATTTCGGAACGGAGGTAAAAAAAATTGCCTAACCGATTAATTAAGAAGAGAATTGTCCAGTTAATTAAAGAAAACCCGGATGAAAATCGATACAGACCAATCACACGTGGACTATTCACACAACATGCAATCCCATAAGCACATGATCACCTAACAACCATGCCCAACACCTGACGTCCACTAGCCCCCACACTGCTACATCCCCAAGACACCCGAACGAGAGTAATTCGGCCGAAGACCATAGGCACCATCAGATCCACAAACACCTAACGTCCACCAGCCCCCATAAGTTTGGAGAGTTTGTTTCTTGTATTATTGATCCACAACATTGCACGCGCAATGGCTACTGAGTTTGAATGTACTTCATTTCTTTAGCTATCCAAAATATTTTATTCCAAATTTGTATTCTCATCCAGACTTAGGCCATCTCCGAATCATTTACAACAACAAAAAATcacgaatacgcaaagcttgtgtATCGTTTCATTGATAGAAGAAGTTAGAATGAGTACAAGGGAGGATACAACAAACAACATTTACAATCATTGCATAATTAATCCCTTACTGACCTACTTTCCTATTTAGTTTTCACTCCATATGTGCATATTTTCATGTTGATGTCATCAATCCGTATACATTCGCATGTTCTTTCAACATTTTATTGGAATGCTACCAATCCTCGAGAACAGCCATGGTAAAATATACGTCAGGTTCGCTTTAAGGTCCATTTAAGAAGCTCTTTTGTTTATCATCGGATTTTACGGAGGGATTTGCCAAAATCGTTGATTTCGGAATAAATTTACCAATTATATCTGAATGTGCTTATGTATGTCGATGTGATGTACTATGACATATATGTGTGTTTTAAATTACGTTTGCCATAACAAAAAATGGAAACACAACCTTCTTTTGGTTAGACACTTGGCTACACCAACTGCCACTAGCCAACATCCAATATGAGCAAAATAACCAGAGAAAAACAACTCTGCGCAAGGCAACGCAGCAGCCTGGCTTAGGAGTTAGGACACATGGTGCAGAATATggcttgtgttgttgccatcgacccTGGCCAAGGCTACAACGCTACAGCCAACGCCTTGTGCTGTTACCATCAAGCAAGCAGGTATAAATTAAGTCAATGTTTTAGGGCAGTGGACCACGCGGCTAGAGTAAAGTGCACCGGTTAGTTATATTTGTGTTGCTCTCAAGCCGGGCATGCGGACGTTTCATGCTACATGCATCATTTGGCCCACAAACCGGGGCAGAAAAGCAGGCGAAGAATTGACCGTGCATGTTATGTTAGGACCTAGGATGCTGGGATCGGCAATCAGCATCATGATCTGGAGTGGATGGCAAGGAGGTTAGGAACAAGCAAGCATATGTGCTTCAGGAGTGGTAGGCCTGGATGGATGAAGATTCATGGACCATGGGATTGGGAGTAGAGGTCAAAAGAGGAAAAGGGCCCTGGACTCCTGGGCCAAAGGTCAAATATGTTAGTGTCAAGTCACACAGTAGTAGCTTAAAAGAGTGGACAGGTGGTTGAGAGAAAATAGTCAAGAATCGCCATGATTTTGTTTACAAGGCCACCAGATTTCCAGCGCCTTGCCAAGTGATTACACGTTGCAAATCAAGTGCACGTACGAGCTTTAATTTATGAGCCTCTAGCTATCAACCTGCAAGTTTTCTTCTAAAATCATCATAGTGACGCACAGTCATCTCCCGCCGCCGCTAgcactcccctccccctccccctcccttcccccctccccctcctcccaccATTGTACCCCCGTGTCGCCTCCCCGAGCAGGGCGACCGGGGGCTTCCTCCCAGCCTTCCCCAGCGCCTCCCCTTCCCGtctcccctcccgccgccgccgtcggcctgGACCACCGGGCCTTGCTCGTGTGGTGCCGNNNNNNNNNNNNNNNNNNNNNNNNNNNNNNNNNNNNNNNNNNNNNNNNNNNNNNNNNNNNNNNNNNNNNNNNNNNNNNNNNNNNNNNNNNNNNNNNNNNNNNNNNNNNNNNNNNNNNNNNNNNNNNNNNNNNNNNNNNNNNNNNNNNNNNNNNNNNNNNNNNNNNNNNNNNNNNNNNNNNNNNNNNNNNNNNNNNNNNNNNNNNNNNNNNNNNNNNNNNNNNNNNNNNNNNNNNNNNNNNNNNNNNNNNNNNNNNNNNNNNNNNNNNNNNNNNNNNNNNNNNNNNNNNNNNNNNNNNNNNNNNNNNNNNNNNNNNNNNNNNNNNNNNNNNNNNNNNNNNNNNNNNNNNNNNNNNNNNNNNNNNNNNNNNNNNNNNNNNNNNNNNNNNNNNNNNNNNNNNNNNNNNNNNNNNNNNNNNNNNNNNNNNNNNNNNNNNNNNNNNNNNNNNNNNNNNNNNNNNNNNNNNNNNNNNNNNNNNNNNNNNNNNNNNNNNNNNNNNNNNNNNNNNNNNNNNNNNNNNNNNNNNNNNNNNNNNNNNNNNNNNNNNNNNNNNNNNNNNNNNGGATCCGGCGGCGGCGTGGCACCTTGGGTGGTGCGGTGCCGGgtggcgaggtggcggcggcgtcgCTGCTTGGCGGCGGGGCGTCGCGGTGGCTGGCGGTGGTGCCctcccggcccagatctgggcccttttgggccccatctgggtctgggCGGGCCTGGTCGGAGCTCCTCTGCGGCGTCTCCGGCCGACGGCAGGGCGACTCGTgcggggggtggcggcgacggcggctagtGTATTGCAGCGCGGCGACCGGGGCTTCACGAGCCCGTCTCGGGCTCGGCCGGGCCTATCTGGGCCTTCGGCGCGGGGGCAAAACATGGTTTCGTGGGGGAGCTGGAGCCGGCACAACGCCGGTCGTGGCCATGGGCCACTTCTCCGCCTCCCCTTTTCCTCGGTCGATTTGGTCGCGGTTGCCTGGTTTGCCCCTGTTGCTACGTCCAGCCGGTTCCCGCCACGGgcggtggaggttgtcccctcctGCGTGGCTGCTGTTGTTGCCGTCCCTCCTTCCCGGTTGCCTTCTCTGTTCCCGCCGGTCTCGCTTCGTTTGCCACGGGGAGACGGCGATGGGGACTGCACACCATGGTGGCGCATGTTGGTGGGCGGCGTGTTTGGTGGCGCACGATGGATCGTCTGGAGTCGTGGGTGGTTGGTGGTCAGGAGAAATCCTTGTCGGCTTGTCCGGCACCGACGCAGTGACGTCTGTGGGCGCCGCCgtgccttcctgaagggcgtcgagTTTGCCCCTTCCCCCGCAA
It contains:
- the LOC119339892 gene encoding putative RING-H2 finger protein ATL49, yielding MDASSSSTPAAAPPPPPTHSVLDTIQNKLSPGVLLIVAILAMVFFIFGLLNLLVQNILRLRRARRHRLRVAAGDVDGSSPTALQGQLQQLFHLHDAGVDQAFIDALPVFVYRAILGAGAGHRKGGGDPFDCAVCLCEFAMDDALRLLPTCGHAFHVPCIDAWLLSHSTCPLCRGSVLAADLSPASSPMVLVLESDGRSDTAAEAPGGRDDNENEGSPKAEEVVEVKLGKLRCMDGSNGGSEHLAADQTAGRDDLGRRRCLSMGSYEYVMDDHAALRVAIKTPAKKRPRSRRRHALSECDFGSDVAKRGAWEAAVKEAAAPEPAGARRGDDARLSNKDSFSVSKIWMVRGAKKEDGRTLAGTRRSVSFRWPAMAEASRNDGADRERRDVESQSGSFGSSGAPSLAEERLPLARTRTAPLWAAGGWQANSSSAGSHS